The genomic stretch attcggattcggattcgagaattattcgagtaccaaaataaaagtcgggcaaaaaattcggatgttattttttttaatttattgtatctattttatttattaagtaattaacttgatatgtacacctaagaagagaaaattattgtaattcaaatatacaatacagtaaaaaaactagaaaaaagtTGTCATTGAGTGATGAAAGCAATGGTTACAGTAATTCAATTTCTAATGCATGTTTTAATGCTTCTACCAATTATCCTGTAGGGACATAAAAGTTCAAAATGACTTCATTCAATCCATGAGTCCATGACTCACATAATTCCATCATTCATGCTTAAAAGGAAAAGCTAttctaaataaagcaaaacatccacaaaaaCATAACAATAGTTATTACATCACCATAACTTAAGTACTCAGCTAAATCATTATATAATATCTGGGGGTTGAGTCTCGCTCTCAGTAAAACTAGCACTTGCACCAAATATCAAGTCTTCAGCAATgctatcatccacatcatccaacAATCTCTCTAACTCTTTATCAACGTCCTCAATGCGCTGATCAAAATCATTGACACTAATATTGTCAAGATTAATGGGTAACATGTTTTTCTGTTCAAGTTCACCCCTTTTTTCCATCATCAATGAATTCATTCTCACATAGACTAAATCATCTAACATTGTTGCTGACAATCTATTCCTCCTTTTGGTTTGTGCTGCATCCCAGgcactccaatttctctcacaagcTGAAGAACTACATGGTTGGCTCAATATTCGAATGGCATACTTCTGTAAGATAGGAATAGCATCACCTTGTATATGCCACCAAACCCCTgtcattggcaaaaaaaaaatatatatatatatataaataaacaattttaaaagACAAGTAATCTTTACATAAGAAACaataaactaaaaattttaaaaagaaaataattattacacttacgaggatgactagtttccatcatcatcttggcACTGGGAGTAAAAAGAGTGCTAGACTTCATGTGGTATACTGCCAGCTGTCCataatattctctcctctcatcttgTGGAACCACTGTTTCACCAATGAAATCTATTGCATCTTTCATTTGAGGAATCTTTTTGAatctttcactaaaaaaataagTGGGGTTGAAAACAGCAGCTGCATAGTGAATGATTcccaaaatattttcatctcttctcttattaaagattttcaaaatttggtcaTACCGGTGGTTTTCCTCATAATGCTTCTCCAATACCTCTCTTGCTCTTTCCATTGCTTCATACAAATACTCTGATGTAGCTCCATCACCATCAACCAAACGGAGAACTCGAATGATTGGTtccataaatctcaaaatctcttttgaatcattCCAAAACGACTCCCTTTGAATGGTGTCCACTACTCGTTCTGCTTCTAAAGATCTCGAATTTCTTAGACTCCTCCACTCAGCTAATGCAACTAGGAGTCTAAgcttctcttccacttcaacAATTGACTGAAGCATTAAAAAGTTTGAAGCAAATCTAGTTTTGCAAGGATATTTTAGATCCTTCTTTGTGAAACTCCTCATCAACTGTAAGACAATTATTGACTTGTACAAGTAGTCAATAATTCTTTTCGCCTCatcaaaaatttcttgaacCCAAAAAACATTTTCATAGATATCCTTCAACATTAGATTGATACCATGGGCTGCACATCGAGTCTTAAACAACCAACGATACTTTCCAGTAAGCATATCAAGTGCACTTGAATAATTGGATGCATTGTCTGAAATTAGCTGAACCACTAAATTTGGGCCAATACTTTCAATCTCTTTctcaagaatatcaaatatataaaaagCAGTCAATTTAGCATGAGAACACTCCTCTGACTTCAAAAAGAGAG from Macadamia integrifolia cultivar HAES 741 chromosome 11, SCU_Mint_v3, whole genome shotgun sequence encodes the following:
- the LOC122092925 gene encoding uncharacterized protein LOC122092925, translated to MGRQKEKFWQHAEQLDSLHFKCKFCEKQVYGGVTRLKYHLAKVSGHDVASCEKVSDDVQAKALLAINYESSSKKQKSCTSGESIVGSSPLAITSQRQSTMEEMIPKMDKSTWEKSLCDLFIKNNISFNVVQSDAFINFVKCTARYGPSVPIPSYGTLRGRIIPEARKDLGKYVEEVKFSWKQTGCTFMSDSWTDLKKQSFLNVIAYSPGGALFLKSEECSHAKLTAFYIFDILEKEIESIGPNLVVQLISDNASNYSSALDMLTGKYRWLFKTRCAAHGINLMLKDIYENVFWVQEIFDEAKRIIDYLYKSIIVLQLMRSFTKKDLKYPCKTRFASNFLMLQSIVEVEEKLRLLVALAEWRSLRNSRSLEAERVVDTIQRESFWNDSKEILRFMEPIIRVLRLVDGDGATSEYLYEAMERAREVLEKHYEENHRYDQILKIFNKRRDENILGIIHYAAAVFNPTYFFSERFKKIPQMKDAIDFIGETVVPQDERREYYGQLAVYHMKSSTLFTPSAKMMMETSHPRVWWHIQGDAIPILQKYAIRILSQPCSSSACERNWSAWDAAQTKRRNRLSATMLDDLVYVRMNSLMMEKRGELEQKNMLPINLDNISVNDFDQRIEDVDKELERLLDDVDDSIAEDLIFGASASFTESETQPPDII